One Oryza brachyantha chromosome 3, ObraRS2, whole genome shotgun sequence DNA segment encodes these proteins:
- the LOC102713251 gene encoding protein EARLY RESPONSIVE TO DEHYDRATION 15-like, translated as MSATAVSSLNPDAPVFIPAAFRQVEDFSPQWWDLVKTTAWFRDHWFHEHQQLDEMADSLELHGEDVDLAGLLPDDAFDDDEDFFYDQAQDLAFEPPHPPAAPKTDAVLKALSLVSPKAGDAARGFREKPRHSEKPTKYAGSPRSGGGAPRVIHQPR; from the exons ATGAGCGCCACGGCCGTGTCGTCGCTGAACCCGGACGCGCCGGTCTTCATCCCGGCGGCGTTCCGGCAGGTGGAGGACTTCTCGCCGCAGTGGTGGGACCTCGTCAAGACCACCGCGTGGTTCCGCGACCACTGGTTCCACGAGCACCAGCAGCTCGACGAGATGGCCGACTCCCTCGAGCTCCACGGCGAGGacgtcgacctcgccggcctcctccccgacgATGccttcgacgacgacgaggacttCTTCTACGACCAGGCCCAAGACCTCGCCTTCGAGCCTCCGCATCCGCCGGCCGCTCCCAAGACTG ATGCAGTGCTCAAGGCGCTGAGCCTGGTCTCTCCCAaggccggcgacgcggcgaggggGTTCCGGGAGAAGCCCCGGCACTCCGAGAAGCCCACCAAGTACGCCGGCAGcccgaggagcggcggcggcgcgccccgTGTCATCCACCAGCCTCGCTAG
- the LOC102713530 gene encoding ribosomal RNA-processing protein 17 — protein sequence MAWEEEEAVEEEYGEEMEGSGSEAEDVVVGQMPTVMVPKHIKKRSLKNKALSVSLDKKALKDFVTGFHKRKKKRRKEAQKILQEKERRKRIEERKRRKQEKEIALYGRVLSSDNADGEDFENDGDEMETDDLPASEVRTYEDGGTKITVTTSEITHEEDDDDLGPKRVAPASTSYASKSPGMAAKKSTSLGVKKKPSKRTFRNKSKSKRGDKKKGAAAKGKQKNRGRK from the exons ATggcgtgggaggaggaggaggcggtggaggaggagtacGGGGAGGAGATGGAGGGGTCGGGGTCGGAGGCGGAGGACGTGGTGGTGGGGCAGATGCCGACGGTGATGGTGCCGAAGCACATCAAGAAGCGCTCCCTCAAGAACAAGGCCCTCTCCGTCTCCCTCGATAAGAAAGCCCTCAA GGATTTCGTGACCGGGTTTcacaaaaggaagaagaagaggagaaaggAGGCGCAGAAGATTTTGCAGGAAAAGGAGAGGCGGAAGCGAATCGAGGAGCGCAAGAGG AGAAAGCAAGAGAAAGAAATTGCTCTGTACGGTAGAGTCCTATCATCAGATAATGCTGACGGCGAAGATTTTGAGAATGATGGCGATGAGATGGAAACTGATGATTTGCCCGCATCTG AAGTGAGAACATATGAAGACGGCGGGACTAAAATCACAGTCACGACGAGCGAAATCACTcatgaagaagatgatgatgacctTGGCCCGAAAAGGGTTGCCCCTGCATCTACGAGCTACGCCAGCAAGAGTCCTGGCATGGCTGCCAAGAAGAGTACTAGCCTAGGTGTTAAGAAGAAGCCATCGAAGCGAACCTTCAGGAATAAAAGTAAATCGAAAAGGGGTGACAAGAAGAAAGGTGCTGCTGCGAAGGGTAAACAGAAGAACAGAGGGAGGAAGTGA